In Calditrichota bacterium, one DNA window encodes the following:
- a CDS encoding alcohol dehydrogenase catalytic domain-containing protein: MNALFFDGQNLSFTSMSRPAPETNEALIRVRYAGICTTDLEILNGYMSFRGIPGHEFVGVVEESPDPEWIGKRVVGEINIGCGTCPACLAGLERHCPNRRVLGILNKNGAFAEYLTLPLKNLREVPSSVSDKEAVFTEPLAASLEILEQIKIEPNWSVVLIGDGKLAQLIARVLVNVGVHLRVVGKHPEKLRRFSELGIQTTLLQKADSLPKHDLVIESSGSTSGWELAVSLVRPRGTIILKSTYHKMLKINPSGLVIDEITVVGSRCGPFPPALRLLQNRKIRIDDLISAEFPLEKWREALNMAQQPDALKVLFRVS; encoded by the coding sequence GTGAACGCACTTTTCTTTGATGGGCAGAACCTTTCCTTCACGTCCATGTCCAGACCTGCACCGGAAACCAACGAAGCCCTCATTCGCGTCCGTTATGCAGGTATTTGCACGACCGATCTTGAAATACTGAACGGATACATGTCCTTTCGCGGGATTCCCGGTCATGAGTTTGTGGGCGTGGTGGAAGAGTCCCCTGACCCGGAGTGGATCGGCAAGCGGGTGGTGGGCGAAATCAACATCGGCTGCGGAACGTGTCCCGCCTGTCTTGCCGGACTCGAACGCCACTGTCCCAATCGGCGGGTGCTTGGAATTCTGAACAAGAATGGTGCCTTTGCGGAATATCTTACGCTGCCGCTCAAAAATCTTCGGGAAGTGCCCTCCTCCGTTTCTGACAAGGAAGCTGTTTTTACTGAACCCCTTGCGGCCTCGCTGGAAATTTTGGAACAAATTAAAATTGAACCCAATTGGTCCGTTGTTCTTATTGGAGATGGAAAATTAGCGCAGTTAATCGCCCGGGTTTTGGTAAATGTGGGGGTTCACTTGCGGGTCGTAGGAAAACATCCCGAAAAACTCCGTCGGTTTTCCGAGCTGGGTATTCAAACCACCCTTTTGCAAAAAGCGGATTCCCTTCCGAAGCACGATCTGGTCATCGAAAGCTCGGGGTCCACCTCCGGCTGGGAGTTGGCTGTGTCTTTGGTGCGTCCAAGAGGAACAATTATTCTGAAAAGCACGTATCATAAAATGTTGAAAATAAATCCTTCCGGTTTGGTGATCGATGAAATTACAGTGGTTGGTTCCCGATGCGGGCCGTTTCCACCGGCGCTTCGCTTGTTGCAGAATCGAAAGATCAGAATAGATGATTTAATTTCAGCGGAATTTCCGCTGGAAAAGTGGCGCGAAGCCTTAAACATGGCTCAACAGCCGGATGCTTTGAAAGTTCTTTTCAGGGTGTCGTAA
- a CDS encoding shikimate kinase, with amino-acid sequence MGKLYLKRLIYLTGFTGSGKSTLGPLLSDAFSWRFVDLDTEIEAQLRKPVPVIFRENGESLFRSAETDILQRLSEGTEMVVALGAGTIVNPLNLQRVKESGVLIYLMATPEDILGRIARTEKRLLFLSGNSDQPLTDQALLERIRWLMALRNPYYLQSDIHISTSGKTIEAVLNEIILDLKLK; translated from the coding sequence ATGGGGAAGCTGTACCTCAAACGTCTCATTTATTTGACGGGCTTTACGGGCAGCGGCAAGAGTACCCTTGGGCCTCTTCTCTCGGATGCCTTCTCATGGAGATTTGTGGATCTGGATACGGAAATTGAAGCGCAACTCCGAAAGCCTGTTCCCGTCATTTTTCGGGAAAACGGGGAATCTCTTTTCCGGTCAGCCGAAACGGACATTCTTCAGCGGCTCAGTGAGGGAACCGAAATGGTGGTTGCTCTGGGGGCAGGGACAATTGTGAATCCCCTCAATCTTCAGCGCGTAAAAGAGTCCGGCGTTTTGATTTATTTGATGGCCACTCCGGAAGATATTCTTGGGCGGATTGCACGTACAGAAAAACGGCTTCTTTTTCTCTCAGGCAACTCCGATCAGCCCTTGACCGATCAGGCGCTTTTGGAAAGAATCCGATGGCTCATGGCGCTTCGAAATCCCTACTATTTGCAATCGGATATTCACATTTCGACGTCCGGAAAAACGATTGAGGCTGTTCTAAATGAAATTATTCTTGATCTTAAGCTGAAATAA
- a CDS encoding T9SS type A sorting domain-containing protein, with translation MKGLYKWALILVGFMSSVSFSHAQLVTQATVQRPYDPVIIKASHFPEFVGQPISSLHIWVYHDSTGAWGPIPFQIDPVSTNGSYFGYKSGLLSQRDEVLFMAKDLGDRVPDGYWPADDSSKVFPRYEIFVRDTLHPSQSGWAYFFESASLDSVSPVDYVDYDSVNDKILSGNYQIGFGEDNGLPNTIVIPQATLHPDTSFFERFKFRFKVYAKKKFLWTWVTKTIVLSEMDLQRVPNDKFVDGPVRVIYPLSVKIYIKTGFSGVPPLEEGPYALPMTFYKNSLQLDAKDLNISLTDLPYGIDAKLKLIRFSLDFNQYATGMDYYSKYNSAVLIDGQPDAFNYTLDPGQLNYFMVRGDQGTLVTVELVPRIGQSQKPYYWDKNNPLNTTGDGTSDTGDKRSYGDSGFLITGENITGKMNFVNYTYFFPPNQPIDLGDSLVANMKDPLAVQIVPQTFDTIPPAPVTNLLVMSVRDSSVVLSWAAPGDDSTAGTAMAYDLRYSTFAPSLVSNPMIVYKYASTRVLTTPNPAPGGTIESCEVRGLNPLKTYYFMLTTLDDAGNRSALSNIAQATLLDVELLDFSVQVNEAGAVLQWKTASERNNYGFEVQRKRSGSHFEKIGFVPGNGTTADPHVYNFTDSTVTQGEVTYRLKQIDFDGKFTLLKSVTVTVNLPKQFELAQNYPNPFNPDTKIRFSLPERSFVTLTIYNNLGQVVRKLVSENRPAGAYVAVWNGRDDMGQPVSSGVYFYEIKAGKFHKIRKMLLMR, from the coding sequence ATGAAAGGATTATACAAATGGGCTCTGATTTTGGTTGGGTTTATGTCCTCCGTTTCCTTTTCCCATGCACAGCTTGTTACCCAGGCAACCGTTCAGCGTCCCTACGATCCCGTCATCATAAAGGCATCCCACTTTCCGGAGTTTGTGGGACAGCCGATTTCTTCTCTGCATATCTGGGTGTACCACGATTCCACCGGAGCGTGGGGCCCCATTCCTTTTCAAATTGATCCGGTGAGTACCAACGGATCGTATTTTGGATACAAAAGCGGTTTGCTTTCCCAAAGGGATGAAGTGCTCTTCATGGCAAAAGATCTGGGAGACCGTGTCCCCGACGGGTATTGGCCGGCAGATGATTCATCCAAAGTGTTTCCCCGATACGAGATTTTTGTCCGGGATACTCTGCACCCCTCCCAATCGGGATGGGCCTATTTTTTTGAATCGGCCTCTTTGGATTCGGTGAGCCCCGTGGACTACGTGGATTACGATTCTGTAAACGATAAAATCCTGTCCGGAAATTACCAGATAGGATTCGGCGAAGATAACGGACTCCCCAATACAATCGTTATTCCTCAGGCAACCCTCCATCCGGATACGAGTTTTTTTGAGCGATTTAAATTTCGCTTTAAAGTTTACGCCAAGAAGAAATTTTTGTGGACCTGGGTAACCAAAACGATTGTACTGTCAGAAATGGACTTACAACGCGTTCCCAACGATAAGTTTGTAGATGGGCCCGTTCGCGTGATTTACCCCCTTTCAGTGAAAATCTACATCAAAACGGGTTTCTCGGGGGTTCCCCCGCTGGAAGAAGGACCCTACGCCCTTCCCATGACATTCTACAAAAATTCACTGCAACTGGATGCAAAAGATCTGAATATTTCACTGACGGACTTGCCCTATGGAATTGATGCGAAATTGAAACTCATTCGTTTTTCGCTGGATTTTAATCAATATGCCACCGGAATGGACTATTACAGCAAATACAATTCGGCCGTGCTGATCGACGGTCAGCCGGATGCATTCAATTACACACTGGATCCGGGGCAGTTGAATTACTTTATGGTCCGGGGGGACCAGGGAACACTGGTAACAGTTGAATTGGTGCCCCGGATTGGTCAGTCGCAAAAGCCGTATTACTGGGACAAAAATAATCCCCTGAATACTACTGGGGACGGGACATCCGATACCGGGGACAAACGCTCCTATGGCGATTCCGGATTTTTGATCACCGGCGAAAATATTACGGGGAAAATGAATTTTGTGAACTACACCTATTTTTTCCCGCCCAATCAGCCGATTGATCTTGGCGATTCGCTGGTGGCGAATATGAAAGATCCGCTCGCCGTGCAGATTGTTCCGCAGACATTTGATACGATTCCACCTGCGCCTGTGACCAATCTGTTGGTCATGAGTGTGCGCGATTCTTCCGTGGTGTTGTCCTGGGCAGCCCCCGGAGACGATTCAACGGCCGGAACGGCGATGGCATACGATTTGAGGTACTCTACTTTTGCGCCGTCACTGGTCAGTAATCCCATGATTGTTTACAAATACGCATCCACACGGGTTTTGACGACACCCAATCCGGCTCCGGGCGGAACCATCGAAAGCTGTGAGGTCAGAGGATTAAATCCCCTGAAAACCTACTATTTTATGTTGACCACCCTGGATGACGCCGGGAATCGATCGGCACTTTCAAATATCGCACAGGCAACCCTTCTGGACGTGGAGCTTCTGGATTTTTCGGTTCAAGTTAATGAAGCCGGTGCGGTTTTGCAGTGGAAGACGGCTTCCGAACGCAATAACTACGGCTTTGAGGTTCAAAGAAAACGGTCTGGTTCCCATTTTGAAAAAATCGGGTTTGTTCCCGGAAACGGAACAACAGCAGATCCCCATGTGTACAATTTCACCGATTCCACTGTTACACAGGGAGAGGTAACCTACCGTTTGAAGCAGATTGATTTTGATGGGAAATTTACCCTGTTAAAATCCGTCACCGTTACGGTCAACCTGCCAAAGCAGTTTGAGCTGGCACAGAATTATCCCAATCCATTTAATCCGGACACAAAAATTCGCTTTTCGCTTCCGGAGCGGTCGTTTGTAACACTTACCATTTACAATAATCTGGGGCAGGTTGTCAGAAAACTGGTCTCTGAAAATCGACCCGCTGGAGCGTACGTGGCTGTTTGGAATGGCCGGGATGACATGGGGCAGCCGGTTTCTTCCGGAGTTTATTTTTACGAAATAAAGGCTGGAAAATTTCACAAAATCCGAAAAATGCTGCTCATGCGGTAG